One region of Triticum aestivum cultivar Chinese Spring chromosome 6B, IWGSC CS RefSeq v2.1, whole genome shotgun sequence genomic DNA includes:
- the LOC123134873 gene encoding uncharacterized protein, protein MQRGSKAMANHWGLIQTTCNKWQGIVEEVAARPESGTSVEDQLLRMFAMYGDDNIDQEFKYLHVFKRIDKCENWADIRCTLVKAKETYKPDESTPDAADGRTYGNKGAKKAKRAESAAARVQESIEHCLADAKTRAALREEKTEARWAALMTNSAVKLDLLRTNVAVKKRNNDLAFLMGGADMLQSGAEKLKAWFLAERGLILNQIPATPTPTPTPTPTP, encoded by the exons atgcagcgcggttcgaaggcgatggcgaaccattgggggctcattCAAACGACGTGCAACAAATGGCAagggatcgtcgaggaggtcgcggctcgcccggagagcggcaccAGCGTCGAGGATCAG CTGCTGCGCATGTTCGCCATGTACGGCGATGACAACATCGACcaagagttcaagtacctccacgtcttcaagcGGATCGACAAGTGCGAAAATTGGGCGGATATCCGGTGCACCCTCGtcaaggccaaggagacgtacaagccggacgAGTCGACCCCGGACGCGGCCGACGGGCGCACGTAcggcaacaaaggggccaagaaggcgaAACGTGCCGAGTCGGCAGCCGCACGTGTgcaagagtccatcgagcattgcctcgccgacgccaagACCAGAGCCGCCCTGCGAGAAGAGAAAACTGAGGCACGTTGGGCTGCTTTGATGACGAACAGCGCCGTCAAACTCGACTTGCTCCGGACCAATGTCGCCGTGAAGAAGAGGAACAACGATCTGGCTTTCTTGATGGGCGGCGCTGACATGCTCCAGAGCGGCgccgagaagctcaaggcgtggtttctggcggagcgcggcctcatatTGAACCAGATACCAGCAACGCCTACGCCAACTCCCACGCCCACGCCAACGCCTTAG